The sequence GCAGGTCCCTGCGCGCCGTGGTCGACCTCAAAGCTGTCGGTCCTTGTCAAATCAACGTGGATTGCGACGTCATCCAGGCGGATGGCGGTACGCGGACCGCGTCGGTCACGGGCGGGTACATCGCGGTATATGAAGCGTTGCGCGCGGCGGTGGCCAAGGGTAATCTGGCGCGCGTGCCGGTTTCTGGGGTCTGCGCGGCCATCAGCGTAGGCGTGGTCAAAGGTGAAGTCCTGCTCGACTTGAACTACGAGGAGGATTTCAAGGCGTCAGTGGACATGAATGTGGTCATGGACGGCGCAGGGCAGTTCATCGAGGTGCAGGGCAACGCGGAGGGCGCCTCATTTCCGCGAGCGGTGCTGGAGCAGATGCTTGACCGCGCCGGGAAGGGCGTGCGGGAACTCATCGCGTTGCAGGAGAGGGCGCTGGAACTTGCCTGAACCGCTGGTCATTGGGTCGGCCAACCGGAAGAAGGCCCGGGAACTGGCTGAGATATTGTACGGGCTGCCGTGGGATATCAAAACGCTCGCCGATTTTCCTCCCGTAGCAGCACCGGCCGAGGATGCGCCGACGTTCGAGGAAAACGCGCTGGCAAAGGCGCAATACTACAGCGAACGGCTGGCGCTCGCCTGCGTGGCGGATGACTCTGGGCTGATGGTGGATGCGCTGGACGGCGCGCCGGGGGTGTACTCAGCGCGCTATGCCGGTCCGGAGTGCCGGGACGAAAAGAATGTCGCGAAGTTGCTGGATGCGCTGGGAGACACGCCTTGGCATGAACGCACGGCACGGTTTGTCTGCTGCGCGACACTGGTCATTCCGGGCCGCAAGCCCTACCTCGCGGTGGGAACGGTCGATGGCCACATCGCCGCCGCACCATGCGGCCGGAATGGCTTTGGCTATGATCCCGTTTTCGTGCCGGACGGGCATGACCGCACCTTCGCTGAGATGTCCGTGGAGGAGAAACACGCGATGAGCCACCGGGGCCGGGCGTTTCGCGATGTCCGTGGTTACCTGGAGTCCCTGCGGTGAAGACGGTTCCGGCGACGCCTGACGGCTTGGACGAGGCCGTGGCCGTGCTGCGGGCGGGCGGTGTGGTTGCCTATCCCACCGAAACGGTATACGGGCTTGCCGTGGACCCCTTTTCGGAGGCGGCGCTGAACCGCCTCTTCGAAGTGAAGCGGCGAGACGCCGGCAAGCCGGTTGTTCTGATTATTGGCGAACTGGGACACCTCGAACGCGTGGCCGGGTGCGTCCCCAATCAGGCACGGGTCTATATGGACGTGTTCTGGCCCGGGCCTTTGACACTGCTGTTTCCAAAATCCGCGGCGCTCCCGTCCCGGGTGACGGCAGGCGGCGACAAAGTGGCGGTGCGCCTGCCGTCTAATGCGACGGCGCAGGCATTGTGCCGCGTCTTTGGCGGCGCGTTGACTTCGACCTCGGCGAATGCGTCCGGGCAGACGCCTGCCCGCCGCGTCGCAACGCTTGACCTCGCCGGCATCGCGTTGGCCATAGATGGCGGGTTGCTCCCGGAGAGCCTGCCTTCGACGCTTTTCGATCCGGTCACCAACGAACTGCTGCGAGCGGGGGCGGTGCCGGAGTCCGAGTTGCGGAACGCGGGTTGACCGCGCAGGCGCTTGTGAACCGGCGCCGCGAATTCCTACAATGACCGTGATGGGCGATCAGGTTGCAGCACATCACTCTGCGTGTTGCTGAACTGCCGCCTGCTCTCTCACTGTGGAGAGACAAGCCAAGGGCCGCTGGGAGTTATTGAAATGAGAATAGCATTCGGTTGCGATCACAGCGGTTACGAAGGACCGCCGCCGGCGTACAAGGAAGCGTTGGTGCAATATGTGCGGGAACTGGGCCACTCAGTCATAGATTGCGGCACGTTCGGCGCGGAATCGGTCGATTACCCTGATTACGCCAACGCTGTGTGCGACGTGATCCTCGGCGGCCGCGCAGACGAAGGCATTCTGCTGTGCGGTACAGGGATTGGCGTGAGCATGGCCGCGAACCGCCACAAAGGGATTCGTGCCGCGGCCTGCACGAACGAGCAGATGGTGAGGATGGCGCGGGAACACAACAACGCGAACGTGCTATGCCTGGGGCGGCGCGTACTGCCGCTGGAGGAATGCAAGCGGCTGATCGAGGTCTGGTTCCAGGAGCGATTCCAAGGGGGGGAACGGCATCTGAGGCGGATCGCGAAGATGGGTTGATGACACGAACCGGCCTGAGACCGGCAGAGGCATTGCGTCCGAGAGCGTGCCGGTTTTGTCTCCCCGGCGTGGGTCGCCGCGGAGCAGGAGAATAAGAGGCATGAGCACACTAACACCCCGGCAGATTGTCGAGGAACTCGACAAATACATCATCGGCCAGCGCGAAGCGAAGGTAAAAGTGGCCATTGCGCTGCGCAACCGCTGGCGCCGCCGTCAATTGTCGGCGGACCTGCGCGATGAAGTTGCGCCGAAGAACATCATCATGATTGGCCCGACCGGCGTGGGCAAGACGGAAATCGCACGGCGGCTGTCGAAGCTCGCCGACGCGCCGTTTGTCAAGGTAGAGGCCTCCAAATTCACCGAGGTGGGCTATGTCGGCCGCGATTGCGAGTCCATGATCCGCGAACTGACGGAAGTGGGCGTGAATCTGGTCCGGGAGGAGATGCAGCGGGATGTGGAGGAACTCGCCAAGCGCAACGCGGAACGGCGCCTGCTTGATTTCCTGCTGCCGCGGCACAGGACGGGGCTGGAGAAGGGGTACCGTCCGCGCGATCCGGGCGCGGGCGACGAGGGTCAGGCCCCCGCGGCGGTCATGGACGACGCGGAAGCGAAGACGCGCGAAATGCTGCTGCGCAAGTTGCGCGCGGGCGAACTGGAAGACCGGGAAATCGAGATCGACACTCGCGAAACCGGCGGTATGCCGATGATGCAGGTGTTCTCGAACGCCGGCATGGAGGAGATGGGCCTGAATCTTCAGGAAATCTTTGGGAAAATAGCGCCGCAGCGAACCAAACGGCGCAAGGTGTCCATCCAGGAGGCGCGCCGGCTTATCGAGCACGAGGAAGTGCAGGACCTCATCGACATGGATGTTGTCGTACGCAAGGCGATCGACCGTGTCGAGAACGGCGGGATCGTTTTTCTGGATGAAATCGACAAGGTCGCGAGCCGGGGCGGTCCGGCGCACGGGCCGGACGTCTCGCGGGAAGGCGTCCAGCGCGACATCCTGCCCATTGTGGAGGGCAGCACGGTTATCACGAAGTACGGGCCGGTGCGCACGGACCACATCCTGTTTATCGCGGCGGGCGCGTTTCACATGACAAAGGTGTCCGACCTGATACCCGAACTGCAGGGCCGTTTCCCGATCCGGGTCGAACTGGAAAGCCTCGGGGCAGCGGAATTCGGGCGTATCCTGCGTGAGCCGCGCAATTCACTGATCAAGCAATACACGGCATTACTCGAGACAGAGGGGGTGCGGCTGGTTTTTGAAGAAGCGGCCATCGACCTGATCGCGGAAATGGCGCAGCGGGTGAACGAGGCCACGGAGAACATCGGGGCGCGGCGGTTGCACACCGTCATGGAATACCTGCTGGAACAGATCTCTTTCGAGGCGCCCGAGCGCGACGGGTGCGAATTCCGAATCGACGCGGCGTGCGTGCGCGAACGCCTCGAGGGCATCGCGGAAAGCGAAGACCTCAGCCGCTATGTACTGTAGCGCAGGCGCAGCCGGCGCCGCAGGCGCGAAGTGCTGGCCCGGGGTGCTCACACCGCTTCAATGGTTGACGGCGGTTTCGCGGCGATGTTGTACGTCACGCTGACGACGCCCGGCACTTGTGAAGTAATCTCGCGCGCAAGCTCTTCGAGCACGTCGAAGGAAAGCCGCGCTGGGGAGGCCGTCCGCGCATCCACGCTGTTCCAGCAGCGCACCTCAATCTGGTGTCCGAATTCGCGCTTGCCGTCGCGCATGCCGGTGACCCGGTCCTCGTGCAGGATCGCCAGGTACTGGAATGTGCCGCTGTTCTTGAGCAGGCGTTCGACGACCGCGGTTGCCTGCCGTACGGTCGCGATGCGCTCCGGATTTACCTCGCCGATTACGCGCGCGGCCAGCGCCGGGCCGGGGAACGGGATGCGGTCGAACAGTTCAGGGGGCAGGCCGAGGGCCTGGCCCAGTTTACGGACGCCGTCCTTGCGCAATTGAATGAGGGGCTCGATGATGCGGTAGCCGAACGCCCGCTCCGGGTCGATGCCAAGCTGCGCGAAGACGTTGTGTTGGCGCTTGATCCCGGCGACGGTTTCATCGACATCAGTCAGGATGGTCCCTTGCAGGAGGCATTTTGCGCCGCTTTCCCGCACGATTTTGCCGAAGACCTTCTTGTAGAATGTCTGCGTGATGGCTTCCCGCTTTTCCTCGGGGTCGGTGACGCCTTTCAGCGCTCCGAAAAAGTCGTTGCGCGCGTCGACCACTTCCACGTGAACGCCCAGGTCCCGGAACCAGCCCGCTACCTGCTGGGATTCGCCCTCGCGCATGATGCCGTTCTCGATGAACACCGTCCGTAGGCGATCTCCCAGTGCCCGGTGACCGAGCATTGTGACGGTCGACGAATCGACGCCCCCTGACAAGGCATTAATGGCGATAGTGTCTCCGGCAGCGGCGCAGATCTCCTCTATTTTTTGGCCGATGAACAGTTCCGTGTTCAGATTCTGGGCGGTAATCTCCTGAATCATGGCGTTTCTTCCTTTTCTTGGCTCCCCGGTTCTGGAATCTTGGCATGACTTTGCGCGCGATGGTAACAGATGTTCGCGTCAGACTCGAATGCGTCCTGTAATTTAGAATAGATAGCTCAGGTATTTAAAAAAACAGTACGGGGGCATTGACTGCCCGATGAGGATCGCTTTAGACTCGCGCCCGTCCAACCGTAAGGAGGCGGGAATCAGATGACGACGGGGCAGAAAGCCGCATTCGACGTCGAAAAGTATCTTGAGGAACAGACCGCGGAAATCCTGAGACGAATCCAGCGGTTCGACAACAAACTTTACCTGGAATTTGGCGGGAAGCTGATCTTCGATTATCACGCCGCGCGTGTGTTGCCGGGCTTTGACCCCAACGTCAAGATGCGCTTGCTGCAGAAGATTCGGGACAGCATCGAGATCATCCTGTGCATTTACGCGGGCGATATTGACCGCAAGAAGATCCGGGCGGATTTTGGCATCACCTACGACGTGGACGTGCTCAAACTGATCGATGACCTGCGGCGGGACTGGGGGCTGGAAATCACGGCTGTCGTAATCACGCGGTATGAGGACCAGCCTTCGGCGCTGCTGTTCAAGAACAAGCTCGAACGGCGGGGATTGAAGGTCTACACCCATCGTGCGACGAAGGGGTACCCTACAGACGTGGACCTTATTGTCAGCGGGGAAGGGTACGGGCGCAACACGTACATTGAAACGACGCATCCGCTCGTGGTGGTGACGGGACCCGGTCCCGGCAGCGGCAAGCTGGGCACGTGCCTTTCGCAGCTCTATCACGAATACGAGCGGGGCGTGCGGGCCGGATACGCCAAGTTCGAGACATTCCCCATCTGGAACCTGCCGCTGAAACATCCGGTGAACGTGGCGTACGAGGCGGCTACGGCGGACCTGAAGGATGTGAACGTCATCGACCCGTTCCATCTCGAGGCGTATGGCGAAACCTCGGTCAACTATAACCGGGATGTTGAGGCGTTTCCGTTGCTGAGGCGGATTCTGGGAAAGATCACAGGCGAGAAACCGTTCTATCGTTCGCCGACCGACATGGGGGTGAACCGGGTGGGATTCGGCATAGTGGATGAGGATGCCGTGGCCGAAGCCGCGAAGCAGGAAGTAATCCGGCGCGTGCTGCGCTACCGGTGCGAATACATGATGGGCCTTGTGGACCGGGAGACGGTGGAGCGGGTTGAACTCATCATGAACGAACTGGGTGCGCAGGTGGAGGACCGGCGGGTGGTCCGGCCGGCGCGGGAGGCGGCGGAACGGGGGCAACGGAACCATAAAGGCCACGAAGGCGTC comes from Candidatus Hydrogenedentota bacterium and encodes:
- a CDS encoding DUF1846 domain-containing protein, producing the protein MTTGQKAAFDVEKYLEEQTAEILRRIQRFDNKLYLEFGGKLIFDYHAARVLPGFDPNVKMRLLQKIRDSIEIILCIYAGDIDRKKIRADFGITYDVDVLKLIDDLRRDWGLEITAVVITRYEDQPSALLFKNKLERRGLKVYTHRATKGYPTDVDLIVSGEGYGRNTYIETTHPLVVVTGPGPGSGKLGTCLSQLYHEYERGVRAGYAKFETFPIWNLPLKHPVNVAYEAATADLKDVNVIDPFHLEAYGETSVNYNRDVEAFPLLRRILGKITGEKPFYRSPTDMGVNRVGFGIVDEDAVAEAAKQEVIRRVLRYRCEYMMGLVDRETVERVELIMNELGAQVEDRRVVRPAREAAERGQRNHKGHEGVYCGTAIELKDGTIITGNNSPLMHAATSAVLNAIKYLAGIPDKIHLISPGILEAIGDMKRDMRDGKSISLDLEEALIAVGASIPLNSATKLAIEQLKNLQGCDMHMTHIPTPGDEAGLRTLGVNLTSDSLFSTESLYIT
- the rph gene encoding ribonuclease PH, translating into MRADGRAPDALRPVSIERGFIKSSAGSVLIGFGNTRVICTANFVERVPSFLKDTGRGWLTAEYSMLPGSTPERTERRKSTEGRAQEISRLIGRSLRAVVDLKAVGPCQINVDCDVIQADGGTRTASVTGGYIAVYEALRAAVAKGNLARVPVSGVCAAISVGVVKGEVLLDLNYEEDFKASVDMNVVMDGAGQFIEVQGNAEGASFPRAVLEQMLDRAGKGVRELIALQERALELA
- the hslU gene encoding ATP-dependent protease ATPase subunit HslU is translated as MSTLTPRQIVEELDKYIIGQREAKVKVAIALRNRWRRRQLSADLRDEVAPKNIIMIGPTGVGKTEIARRLSKLADAPFVKVEASKFTEVGYVGRDCESMIRELTEVGVNLVREEMQRDVEELAKRNAERRLLDFLLPRHRTGLEKGYRPRDPGAGDEGQAPAAVMDDAEAKTREMLLRKLRAGELEDREIEIDTRETGGMPMMQVFSNAGMEEMGLNLQEIFGKIAPQRTKRRKVSIQEARRLIEHEEVQDLIDMDVVVRKAIDRVENGGIVFLDEIDKVASRGGPAHGPDVSREGVQRDILPIVEGSTVITKYGPVRTDHILFIAAGAFHMTKVSDLIPELQGRFPIRVELESLGAAEFGRILREPRNSLIKQYTALLETEGVRLVFEEAAIDLIAEMAQRVNEATENIGARRLHTVMEYLLEQISFEAPERDGCEFRIDAACVRERLEGIAESEDLSRYVL
- a CDS encoding threonylcarbamoyl-AMP synthase is translated as MKTVPATPDGLDEAVAVLRAGGVVAYPTETVYGLAVDPFSEAALNRLFEVKRRDAGKPVVLIIGELGHLERVAGCVPNQARVYMDVFWPGPLTLLFPKSAALPSRVTAGGDKVAVRLPSNATAQALCRVFGGALTSTSANASGQTPARRVATLDLAGIALAIDGGLLPESLPSTLFDPVTNELLRAGAVPESELRNAG
- the rdgB gene encoding RdgB/HAM1 family non-canonical purine NTP pyrophosphatase, with the translated sequence MPEPLVIGSANRKKARELAEILYGLPWDIKTLADFPPVAAPAEDAPTFEENALAKAQYYSERLALACVADDSGLMVDALDGAPGVYSARYAGPECRDEKNVAKLLDALGDTPWHERTARFVCCATLVIPGRKPYLAVGTVDGHIAAAPCGRNGFGYDPVFVPDGHDRTFAEMSVEEKHAMSHRGRAFRDVRGYLESLR
- the rpiB gene encoding ribose 5-phosphate isomerase B; translation: MRIAFGCDHSGYEGPPPAYKEALVQYVRELGHSVIDCGTFGAESVDYPDYANAVCDVILGGRADEGILLCGTGIGVSMAANRHKGIRAAACTNEQMVRMAREHNNANVLCLGRRVLPLEECKRLIEVWFQERFQGGERHLRRIAKMG
- a CDS encoding ExsB family transcriptional regulator; its protein translation is MIQEITAQNLNTELFIGQKIEEICAAAGDTIAINALSGGVDSSTVTMLGHRALGDRLRTVFIENGIMREGESQQVAGWFRDLGVHVEVVDARNDFFGALKGVTDPEEKREAITQTFYKKVFGKIVRESGAKCLLQGTILTDVDETVAGIKRQHNVFAQLGIDPERAFGYRIIEPLIQLRKDGVRKLGQALGLPPELFDRIPFPGPALAARVIGEVNPERIATVRQATAVVERLLKNSGTFQYLAILHEDRVTGMRDGKREFGHQIEVRCWNSVDARTASPARLSFDVLEELAREITSQVPGVVSVTYNIAAKPPSTIEAV